Sequence from the Corallococcus sp. EGB genome:
CGCCGCCTCCACCGCCGCCAGGTGCTCCACGAACTTGTGGCGCCACACCTGGAACTTGATGAGGGGCCGGCCGAACGCCTCGCGCTCGTTGCCGTACTGGATGGCGTCCTCCAGCATCCGGTCCATGCCCCCCACCGTGGTGATGGCGCCCACCAGGCGCTCGCCCTGGAAGTTGGTCATGATGTGGTAGAAGCCCGCGTTCTCCTCGCCCAGCACGTAGCGCGCGGGGATGCGGCAGTCCTCGAAGTAGAGGATGGCCGTGTCCGAGGACAGGTTGCCCACCTTGTCCAGCTTCTTGGAGACGCCAAACCCCTTCACGTCCGTGGGGAACGTCACCAGCGAGATGCCGCCGTAGCCCTGCTCACCCGTGCGCACCGCCAGCGTGATGAAGTCCGCGCGCGTGCCGTTGGTGATCCACATCTTGGAGCCGTTGATGACGTAGTCGTCCCCGTCCCGGCGCGCCGTCGTCTTGATGCTCGCCACGTCGGAGCCGCAGCCCGGCTCGCTCACGCCCAGCGCCGCGATGCGGTCGCCCTTGAGCGCGGGCTCCAGGAACTCGCGCTTCTGCTCGTCCGTGCCGATTTCATTGATGATGGGCGTGGCCATCTGGCTCTGCACCAGGAGCGCCATGTTCACGCCCGCATTGCGGCTGCGCGACAGCTCCTCCGCGAACGCCGTCACGTACCAGTAGTCCAGGCCGCTGCCGCCGAACTTCGGGTCGTGGTTGATGCCCAGAAAGCCCAGGTCGCCGCACTTCTTGAACAGCTCGCGCGGGAAGATGCCCGCCCGGTCCCACTCCAGACCGTGGGGCGCCATCTCCTTCTCCACGAAGGTGCGCACCGACCTGCGAAACGCCTCATGCTCCTCGGTGAACGGGTTGAGCATCGCGAGTCCTCGGGGGTTGTCCCGCTGTGGGTTGATTCGCGAGTCAATAGCAGGCGCCCGCCGTCAGTCACAAGCGACGCGCCGCGTCCCCTCCCCGCCCGGTGCCCCTCCCTGCTGGTGACGCGGCGCACCGGCAACGGTGTTGTGAAGAAGTCTGAAGCCCCGCGCAGCAAGCGGCCAACCCCGCAGGATGACTGGAGAGTGGATAGTCCGCACTCCGGAGTATCCTCTTGACAGATAATCGAGTGTCGGTAATTTCTAGCCCACAAAGAATTAGCCGGAGCAGGTGCCAGGGCGGGTGTCCCGCCGGCGAACCGGCAGGAGTTCGGACGCGTGAATCAGCGAATCTTGGCTGCCGTGGTGGCCGTGGCGGTGTCGACGGCGGGGTGCTCGAAGGCGGGCGCGGAGAAGGCGCAGCTTCCGGCGCAGGCGGAGGGTTCCAACGCGCTGGGCGTCAAGGCCATCACCCCGGCCACGGAGCTGGAGCAGGACGTGACGCGGGTGACCGGACAGGTCCGGTCCAAGCAGGAGGCCGTGCTGGGTCCCCAGGCGACCGGCACCCTGGCGAAGGTGAACGTCCGGGTGGGTGACAAGGTGAAGAAGGGCGACGTGCTGGCGCAGCTGGACACGTCCAACGTGGCCATCGCGGTGGACCAGGCGAAGGCGGCCAAGGACATGGCGGACGCCGCGCTGCAGCTGGCCACCAGCACCCTGGAGCGCACCCGCAAGGTGGCCGAGTCCGGCGGCGTGGCGGCCAACGCGCTGGAGCAGGCGGAGATCGGCCAGAAGCAGGCGGCGGCCCAGGCGGCGCAGGCCGGCGCGGCCTACCGGATGGCGCTGGAGAACCTGCGGGACCACAACATCGTGGCGCCCTTCAACGGCATCATCACCGCGCGCAACAAGAACGTGGGTGACTCGGTGGCGATGACGCCCTCCACCCCGGTGTTCAGCATCGTGGACACGGACGGGCTGGAGGTCCGGATGATGGTGCCGGAGTCCGTCATCGACAACGTGACGCCGGGCTACGTGACGCCGGGCACCGTGAACCCCAGCGGCATGCGCTTCGAGGCGAAGGTGGCCAACGTGGGCGCCGTCATCGACGGGCAGAGCCGCACCGTGGAGGTGCTGGCGGACGTGGTGGGCCAGACGGAGCACCCGCTGCGCCCCGGCGCGCTGGTGGAGATGGACTTCTCCAAGGCCGCGGCCAACGCGGGCAACGGGCTGTTCCTGCCGGCGCAGGCGGTCAGCGCCAAGGGCCAGACGGGCTTCGTGTGGGTGGTGCAGGACGGCACCGTGCGCAAGCGCGACGTGCGCGTGCAGCGTGTGCTGCCGGGCTACGTGAAGGTGCTGCAGGGCCTGACGGCGGAGGAGCGCGTGCTCGCCGACGCCTCGCTGGACGTCAAGGAGGGGACCGCCGTGCGCGTGGCGCAGTAGCGGTCCCTTCCCTCCTCTTTCCTTCTGGATCCTGAATGAGTCCGCTCAAGACCTTCATTTCACGGCCCATCTTCACCGCCATGCTGATGCTGGCGGTGGTGGTGTTCGGCCTCTTCGCCTATCCGAAAATCGGCGTGGACCAGTTCCCCGACGTGGACTTCCCCGTCGTCACGGTGACGACGGTGCTCGCGGGCGCCGACCCGGAGACCATCGAGAAGAACGTCTCCGACCCGCTGGAGGAGGCGCTCAACACGCTCAACGGCGTGGAAGTGCTCAAGTCCATCAACGTCGAAAGCGTTTCGCAGATCGTCGTGCAGTTCAAGCTGTCCACCAAGGTGGACATCGCGGCGCAGGACGTGCGCGACCGCGTGCAGGCCACGCTGAGCAAGCTGCCGGACGAGGTGGAGACGCCCGTCGTGGAGAAGTTCGACATCGGCGCGGCGCCCATCATCACGCTGGCGCTCGCGGGCGCCCTCCCCGTGCAGGAGCTGACGCGCGTCGCGGATGACATCGTGAAGCCCGCCCTCCAGCGTCAGCCGGGCGTGGGCAGCATCGACATCGTCGGTGGCCGCGAGCGTGAGATCCAGCTCGTGGTGGACCCGAACCGCCTGCGCGGCTACGGCCTGGCCATCAGCGACGTCAGCCAGGCGCTCAAGGCCCAGAGCCTGGACGTCCCGGGCGGCCGCAGCATGGACGCCGGCCGTGAGCGCATCGTGCGCCTGACCTCCGAAGCGAAGAGCGTGGAGGAGATCCGCAACATCATCATCACCAGCTCGGGCGGCGCCCCGGTCCGCGTGCGCGACATCGCGGAGGTGGTGGACGGCCCCGCGGAGCAGCGCTCCGGCGCGAAGAGCGGCGAGCGCAGCGCGGTGGCGCTGGTGGTGCGCAAGCAGTCCGGCTCCAACACGGTGCAGGTGGCGGACCTGGTGAAGGAGTCGCTGGATGAGATCAACAAGTCCCTGCCTGGCGGCGTCCAGGTGGAGACGGTGACGGACAACTCGCGCTTCATCCGTTCGTCCATCCACGCGGTGCAGGAGGACCTCATCCTGGGCGGCGTGCTCGCGGTCCTCATCGTGCTCGTGTTCCTGCGGAACCTGCGCTCCACCATCGTGGCGGCCATCGCGCTGCCGGTGTCCGTGGTGGGTACGTTCGCGGTGATGGCGGCCCTGGGCTTCACCTTCAACATGATCACGATGCTGGCGCTGACCCTCTCCATCGGT
This genomic interval carries:
- a CDS encoding acyl-CoA dehydrogenase family protein: MLNPFTEEHEAFRRSVRTFVEKEMAPHGLEWDRAGIFPRELFKKCGDLGFLGINHDPKFGGSGLDYWYVTAFAEELSRSRNAGVNMALLVQSQMATPIINEIGTDEQKREFLEPALKGDRIAALGVSEPGCGSDVASIKTTARRDGDDYVINGSKMWITNGTRADFITLAVRTGEQGYGGISLVTFPTDVKGFGVSKKLDKVGNLSSDTAILYFEDCRIPARYVLGEENAGFYHIMTNFQGERLVGAITTVGGMDRMLEDAIQYGNEREAFGRPLIKFQVWRHKFVEHLAAVEAARRLTYHAVDLYDRKENPVKEISMAKLFAGDLAQRVAYDCQQFFGGMGYIEETPIARMWRDVRLITIGGGTSEVMKEIISKLYGF
- a CDS encoding efflux RND transporter periplasmic adaptor subunit encodes the protein MNQRILAAVVAVAVSTAGCSKAGAEKAQLPAQAEGSNALGVKAITPATELEQDVTRVTGQVRSKQEAVLGPQATGTLAKVNVRVGDKVKKGDVLAQLDTSNVAIAVDQAKAAKDMADAALQLATSTLERTRKVAESGGVAANALEQAEIGQKQAAAQAAQAGAAYRMALENLRDHNIVAPFNGIITARNKNVGDSVAMTPSTPVFSIVDTDGLEVRMMVPESVIDNVTPGYVTPGTVNPSGMRFEAKVANVGAVIDGQSRTVEVLADVVGQTEHPLRPGALVEMDFSKAAANAGNGLFLPAQAVSAKGQTGFVWVVQDGTVRKRDVRVQRVLPGYVKVLQGLTAEERVLADASLDVKEGTAVRVAQ